In a genomic window of Perognathus longimembris pacificus isolate PPM17 chromosome 21, ASM2315922v1, whole genome shotgun sequence:
- the LOC125339366 gene encoding disintegrin and metalloproteinase domain-containing protein 21-like: MAVCEALEQVKHTLLLFYLWVFLFLSTWTQIGHAQFRNPPEVVIPLRVTLVSGGPPAPGWITYEMYFAGKKNTVYIKKKKFFVSRDLSVFTYSDNGELLQDHPFIQNDCYYRGYVDQDPESLVTLSTCLGGFRGMLNINGIAYEIKPKKLSTTFEHLVYTMYTKEPHFQATRCRLSEEQAAKHRKLQENKNTTSMQSSYLGWWIHKWLVELAMVVDNGRFVLRGSNISIVEMEVIMGVSIVNDLFNPLEVDVILVGLEIWNTENPIFHDTPFGMMMEFCMWKEYSFNTRIPHDAAHIIVNQKFCLRHPTYSYLFGVCSYEDSCGLECVTDDGIVWLSTRLTHELAHTLGIEDDEDPTCTCGRELCIMNIDILPAETFSNCSYNTFFEAIAVSKCLYNPPSPERIITKRQCGNGVVEGDEECDCGSVKECVTDPCCFENCTLKAGAMCASGLCCRDCQFLPIGSLCRAQNGVCDLPEWCNGSSNMCPEDVYVEDGVPCLAKGICYKKLCNDREEHCKKIFGEGAKSADHSCYLSINTLGNRFGHCGLEDSKYKSCPPEDVVCGRIQCESVTEIPLLGDHNTAFSFPVGNLTCWGIDYHYGMAIPDIGEIKDGTDCGLGLICLNKKCVPFPVWEEACMENACNKGGICNNKHHCHCNPGLAPPDCLKHGDGGSIDSGPAPRRWFWYVFQVLLIWITVLILCTTLTICLLALLHRRKEEEPEALSEATSAPPSAPPSAPPSVPPSAPSSVVSLEQPGGTTPNPSVKSSPRKEQEKGGSLSRSQSTTSRMSVKQK, encoded by the coding sequence ATGGctgtgtgtgaggccctggagcAGGTGAAGCATACTCTCCTGCTATTCTATCTGTGGGTGTTTTTGTTCCTGTCTACATGGACCCAAATTGGACATGCTCAATTTCGTAACCCTCCAGAAGTGGTGATCCCTTTAAGGGTCACTCTCGTGAGTGGAGGCCCACCGGCTCCAGGATGGATCACTTATGAAATGTACTTTGCAGGCAAGAAAAACACTGTgtacataaagaaaaagaagttcttTGTGTCCAGAGACCTCTCTGTGTTCACCTACAGTGACAACGGTGAACTGCTTCAGGATCATCCATTCATCCAGAATGACTGCTACTACCGAGGTTATGTAGATCAAGACCCAGAATCCCTGGTAACTCTGAGCACTTGTTTGGGAGGCTTTCGTGGAATGCTGAACATCAATGGAATTGCTTATGAAATCAAGCCCAAAAAGCTTTCTACCACATTTGAACATCTGGTATATACAATGTATACCAAGGAGCCACATTTCCAAGCCACAAGATGTAGATTATCAGAAGAACAAGCAGCAAAACACAGGAAGCTTCAAGAGAACAAGAATACCACTTCAATGCAAAGTTCTTACTTGGGATGGTGGATCCACAAGTGGTTGGTGGAACTGGCAATGGTGGTAGATAATGGACGGTTTGTTCTTCGTGGAAGTAACATCTcgatagtggagatggaggtaATCATGGGTGTCAGTATAGTAAATGATCTTTTTAACCCCTTGGAGGTTGACGTAATTCTCGTTGGACTTGAGATCTGGAATACCGAAAACCCCATTTTTCATGATACCCCATTTGGAATGATGATGGAATTTTGTATGTGGAAAGAATATAGTTTCAACACTCGTATACCTCACGATGCTGCACATATCATTGTAAATCAAAAGTTTTGTTTGAGGCATCCTACCTATTCCTATTTGTTTGGAGTGTGCAGTTATGAGGATAGCTGTGGATTAGAATGTGTAACGGATGATGGAATAGTATGGTTGAGCACACGCTTGACACATGAACTGGCTCATACTTTAGGGATCGAGGATGATGAGGATCCAACATGTACATGTGGGAGAGAATTATGCATAATGAATATAGATATCCTGCCCGCAGAGACTTTCAGCAACTGCAGTTACAACACATTTTTTGAAGCCATAGCTGTAAGTAAATGTTTGTACAATCCACCAAGCCCAGAGCGCATCATCACAAAAAGACAGTGTGGAAATGGTGTGGTTGAAGGTGACGAAGAATGTGATTGTGGCTCTGTAAAAGAATGTGTAACCGATCCATGTTGTTTCGAGAACTGCACTCTGAAAGCAGGTGCTATGTGTGCTTCTGGACTTTGTTGTAGAGACTGCCAGTTTCTGCCAATAGGCAGTCTATGCAGAGCACAGAATGGTGTGTGTGACCTGCCGGAATGGTGCAATGGATCTTCGAATATGTGTCCAGAAGATGTATATGTGGAAGATGGAGTCCCATGCCTGGCAAAAGGAATCTGCTATAAGAAATTGTGTAATGACCGTGAGGAACACTGTAAGAAAATTTTCGGTGAGGGGGCCAAAAGTGCAGATCACAGTTGCTACTTGTCAATAAACACTCTAGGAAACCGTTTTGGTCACTGTGGTTTGGAGGACAGTAAATATAAAAGCTGTCCACCTGAAGATGTCGTGTGTGGTAGAATCCAGTGTGAAAGTGTAACAGAAATTCCTCTTTTGGGAGACCATAATACTGCGTTTTCATTTCCTGTCGGTAATCTCACTTGCTGGGGTATTGACTACCATTATGGAATGGCCATCCCTGATATTGGTGAAATAAAAGACGGCACAGACTGTGGTTTGGGACTTATATGCttgaacaagaaatgtgtccCTTTCCCAGTGTGGGAAGAAGCTTGCATGGAAAATGCTTGCAATAAAGGAGGGATCTGTAATAATAAACATCACTGCCATTGCAATCCTGGGTTGGCCCCCCCTGACTGCTTGAAACACGGCGATGGAGGCAGCATTGATAGTGGCCCAGCACCAAGAAGATGGTTCTGGTATGTTTTCCAGGTTTTACTGATCTGGATTACTGTTTTAATTTTGTGTACCACTCTGACAATTTGCCTTTTGGCCCTACTAcatagaagaaaagaggaagaacctGAAGCATTATCTGAGGCAACCTCAGCACCACCATCAGCACCACCATCAGCACCACCATCAGTACCACCATCAGCACCATCATCAGTAGTGTCATTAGAGCAACCTGGTGGGACTACCCCGAACCCCAGTGTTAAATCCTCACCCCGGAAGGAgcaagaaaaaggtggaagtttgTCTAGGAGTCAGAGCACAACGTCAAGAATGTCAGTCaaacaaaaatga